One window of the Terriglobia bacterium genome contains the following:
- the tnpA gene encoding IS200/IS605 family transposase, which produces MGHTFTNLLVHMIFSTKDRLPLVDVELRSKLYPYLGGILNHLGAIPLALNGPADHVHGLVKLRAVHSVAKVVEKLKSNSTGWVHEEWPERRQFAWQEGYAAFSVSESCVPALLKYIAGQE; this is translated from the coding sequence ATGGGACACACCTTCACCAATCTTCTCGTTCACATGATTTTCAGCACCAAAGACCGCCTTCCCCTGGTCGATGTTGAATTGCGTTCAAAACTCTATCCTTATCTGGGGGGCATACTCAATCACCTCGGCGCAATCCCGCTGGCCCTCAATGGTCCCGCGGATCACGTACACGGGTTGGTCAAGCTCCGCGCTGTACATTCCGTTGCGAAAGTAGTGGAAAAGCTGAAGTCCAACTCGACCGGGTGGGTTCACGAAGAATGGCCAGAACGGCGGCAGTTCGCTTGGCAGGAGGGGTACGCAGCTTTCAGTGTCAGTGAGTCATGCGTGCCGGCCCTGTTGAAGTACATTGCCGGGCAGGAGG